In the Camelus ferus isolate YT-003-E chromosome 34, BCGSAC_Cfer_1.0, whole genome shotgun sequence genome, one interval contains:
- the LOC106730577 gene encoding killer cell lectin-like receptor subfamily I member 1 isoform X2, with translation MLKNKQNKGTANKQEVIYTEPKFSRSPQKRKTPETNQSNVISGEQQVNYMELKFPRSSHHQHRERLFRKKRKDHQSRAWQVTAGSLGVLCVVLMATFGILLANKFFHREDENGKISPIPTLSSPNGECSCDLCSTHWIGFGNSFYHLYNTPKSWADSHAACAELNAHLLKIDTDEELEILSMFQMRGWVGLKINKTDMSWLWEDGTKVVESLLKFLKMENHSCAYAEGNYVFSNNCSSEKSYICSMHCCLSH, from the exons ATGCTaaagaataagcaaaacaaaggTACTGCAAACAAACAAGAGGTCATCTACACAGAACCGAAATTTTCCAGATCTCCACAGAAGCGAAAAACACCTGAGACAAACCAGAGCAATGTAATATCGGGTGAACAGCAAGTAAACTACATGGAACTGAAATTTCCCAGATCTTCTCACCATCAGCACAGAGAAAGgttgtttaggaaaaaaagaaaag ACCACCAATCTAGAGCATGGCAAGTGACAGCTGGGAGTCTAGGGGTCTTGTGTGTGGTCTTGATGGCGACATTTGGGATCCTGCTTGCAAATA AATTTTTTCACAGAGAAGACGAAAATGGGAAAATCTCACCTATTCCCACTCTATCTTCTCCAAATGGTG aatgttCCTGTGATCTTTGTTCAACCCACtggattggatttggaaacaGTTTTTATCATCTTTACAATACACCCAAAAGCTGGGCAGACAGCCATGCTGCCTGTGCAGAGCTGAATGCCCACCTTCTAAAGATAGATACCGATGAAGAGCTG GAAATTCTGTCAATGTTTCAAATGAGAGGATGGGTAGGTctcaaaatcaataaaactgatatGTCCTGGTTATGGGAAGATGGCACCAAAGTAGTCGAAAGCCT attaaaatttctgaaaatggagAACCATAGTTGTGCATATGCAGAAGGAAATTATGTTTTTAGTAATAACTGTTCATCTGAGAAGAGTTATATCT GTAGCATGCATTGTTGCCTTTCACACTGA
- the LOC106730577 gene encoding killer cell lectin-like receptor subfamily I member 1 isoform X1 — protein MLKNKQNKGTANKQEVIYTEPKFSRSPQKRKTPETNQSNVISGEQQVNYMELKFPRSSHHQHRERLFRKKRKDHQSRAWQVTAGSLGVLCVVLMATFGILLANKLITTMIFAVEFFHREDENGKISPIPTLSSPNGECSCDLCSTHWIGFGNSFYHLYNTPKSWADSHAACAELNAHLLKIDTDEELEILSMFQMRGWVGLKINKTDMSWLWEDGTKVVESLLKFLKMENHSCAYAEGNYVFSNNCSSEKSYICSMHCCLSH, from the exons ATGCTaaagaataagcaaaacaaaggTACTGCAAACAAACAAGAGGTCATCTACACAGAACCGAAATTTTCCAGATCTCCACAGAAGCGAAAAACACCTGAGACAAACCAGAGCAATGTAATATCGGGTGAACAGCAAGTAAACTACATGGAACTGAAATTTCCCAGATCTTCTCACCATCAGCACAGAGAAAGgttgtttaggaaaaaaagaaaag ACCACCAATCTAGAGCATGGCAAGTGACAGCTGGGAGTCTAGGGGTCTTGTGTGTGGTCTTGATGGCGACATTTGGGATCCTGCTTGCAAATA AACTAATTACTACCATGATTTTTGCCGTAGAATTTTTTCACAGAGAAGACGAAAATGGGAAAATCTCACCTATTCCCACTCTATCTTCTCCAAATGGTG aatgttCCTGTGATCTTTGTTCAACCCACtggattggatttggaaacaGTTTTTATCATCTTTACAATACACCCAAAAGCTGGGCAGACAGCCATGCTGCCTGTGCAGAGCTGAATGCCCACCTTCTAAAGATAGATACCGATGAAGAGCTG GAAATTCTGTCAATGTTTCAAATGAGAGGATGGGTAGGTctcaaaatcaataaaactgatatGTCCTGGTTATGGGAAGATGGCACCAAAGTAGTCGAAAGCCT attaaaatttctgaaaatggagAACCATAGTTGTGCATATGCAGAAGGAAATTATGTTTTTAGTAATAACTGTTCATCTGAGAAGAGTTATATCT GTAGCATGCATTGTTGCCTTTCACACTGA